In the genome of Sphingomonas naphthae, one region contains:
- a CDS encoding cellulose synthase operon protein YhjQ/BcsQ — translation MPLLILHSPKGGVGTTTLAANLAAWIARSGRQVLAVDFSPFDNLALHLRREAPTAPPAEHRAWSGEEGVDAPAAPRRAEVALAQRAEGYGTEQLIQEIERALAGDPAKQPLVIADIPSGDQAVVDRLAGRAFIHLCVLAADAGSAALLPMLMNEPPVSATAPRLHYVLNRMDDRRAVAAQFERLLRSAAGDDLVAVIRADEAVNEALAALTPVFDYAPASVAAADIAALADRVAASLETREPAPAPAPQQPQEVTA, via the coding sequence ATGCCGCTTCTGATCCTTCATTCTCCCAAGGGCGGCGTCGGCACGACGACGCTGGCGGCCAATCTCGCGGCGTGGATCGCGCGGAGCGGCCGGCAGGTGCTCGCGGTGGATTTCTCGCCGTTCGACAATCTCGCGCTGCATCTGCGCCGCGAGGCGCCGACCGCGCCGCCGGCCGAGCATCGCGCCTGGTCCGGTGAAGAGGGTGTCGACGCGCCCGCCGCGCCGCGCCGCGCCGAAGTGGCGCTCGCCCAGCGTGCCGAGGGCTATGGCACCGAACAGCTCATCCAGGAGATCGAGCGCGCGCTGGCGGGCGATCCCGCCAAGCAGCCGCTGGTTATCGCGGACATTCCTTCGGGCGATCAGGCGGTGGTCGATCGCCTCGCCGGGCGCGCCTTCATCCATCTGTGCGTGCTGGCGGCGGACGCCGGTTCGGCCGCGCTGCTGCCGATGCTGATGAACGAGCCGCCGGTCTCGGCGACCGCGCCGCGCCTGCATTATGTGCTCAACCGGATGGACGACCGCCGCGCCGTCGCCGCCCAGTTCGAGCGGCTGCTGCGCTCGGCGGCGGGCGACGATCTGGTCGCGGTGATCCGCGCCGACGAGGCGGTCAACGAGGCGCTCGCCGCGCTGACGCCGGTGTTCGATTACGCCCCGGCCTCGGTCGCGGCGGCGGATATCGCGGCGCTGGCCGATCGGGTCGCCGCCTCGCTCGAGACGCGCGAACCCGCCCCGGCGCCCGCCCCGCAACAACCGCAGGAAGTGACGGCCTGA
- the bcsA gene encoding UDP-forming cellulose synthase catalytic subunit, with translation MTGAAVNGKMQRGLYLLAVIVVGLIVAGAAVFVVAVPLDLWEQWAFGLVVILASLVVGRWKSRQATVMIFALSFLASTRYLYWRTTQTLEFDSLFGMLLGIGLYLAEFYAYVILLLGFLQTGWPLKRTVVELEGADEDLPIVDVFIPTYNESLAIVRETVFAAMAMDYPADRFAVYILDDGRREEFRDFATAVGCGYITRDNNLHAKAGNLNEAMKKTSGELLCIFDADHIPTRAFLQLTVGWFQRDNKLGLLQTPHHFYSPEPAQRNLVMVEDLPSEGDLFYGSVQSGNDLWNATFFCGSCAILKRDALMEVGGFAGETVTEDAHTALKIQRKGWSSGYINVRLAAGLATERLALHIGQRARWARGMTQILRIDNPMLGRGLHFGQRLCYLNAMLHFQYPLPRIVFLTSPLCYLLFGYNVIHAPASLIFAYAVPHLINSSRASTRVQAGERRLFWSEIYETILCFHLVKPTVLTLFNPRKGKFNVTDKGGLLDKGYFDFTSVKPHVFTACLLALGLFIGVVKLLMPATYGNQFGTLLLNTAWTLFSLMILTAAIAVARESRQVRQSVRIDTVLPVTVYFADGHVVDAHTTNASLGGLAIDFDPGIPLEGREITDVVMETTTGRAALPVEMIAMQAHSARVSFNDLNPAQARALNNVVMGRADAWQPDRDEVVNRPRGGLTPALDVFRAAGSAIFQSRGPRRRRMRLRDSVAALLMLFMGLAALLPTDAARAQSSSQNLQGAAPGAGEGARGVTTDYSKVAVGMTRDIRASFKDFGIEGPVRLATVRGEVGIPFGMRRDEVAVKAQLTINFAYSPVLIEQLSRMVILINGEVVQSIPLLHATANNLTVTMPVDPALIVPGDNRLNLRFLAHYKWDCEDPLHSSLWANVSNTRSFLDVTMQRLPTRPDLGQLPLPFFDRLSAARLVLPFVFAGNPDEGTLEAAGSVASYFGMLASYRGATFTPVIGEIPMGNAVVFMAPGQQLPGMPPIRASGSGLALIPNPRDPLSMLLVVIGNNAAQLKAAAAALSVGSKAFGGQAVSVSNTQIPTREAYDAPRWLNTKRVVRLGEFTDPQVLQGSGLPPGALSSTFRVAPDLFFWPRGGAKLTTRYRYPTAAWLDRGISRLDLSLNGQYLQTFPLEGTTWVDRMTGKTEQVSSRLSERSAELPTYALFGQNRLTFFYDLQLADKRQCQGTIPTDVRVSVDPDSTIDATGAWHYARLPNLAYFASAGFPFTRKADLTDTVVVLSPQAGLPGIEAYLALMGRFGDSTGAPVTGVSVVRAADEERLRDKDILLIGTVGDIATAPLFEKSQLMVQEGNIRVRSASMIDRLFGFLSSTPHDEVQTVNQFLVTGQSVTGYVSFRSPFTSSRTVVAVVGQTAADLPPLVYSLKDPKVNAQVQGDFSVRSPDGMTSFNVTPGYWVGNLPVLVQTGFWFSRHPFLLGVLAVIIALLISVPVYFYLKSVERKRLSRNEEG, from the coding sequence ATGACCGGAGCAGCCGTCAACGGGAAGATGCAGCGCGGACTCTATCTGCTGGCGGTGATCGTCGTCGGCCTGATCGTGGCCGGCGCGGCCGTGTTCGTGGTGGCGGTGCCGCTCGACCTGTGGGAGCAATGGGCCTTCGGTCTGGTGGTGATCCTGGCCTCGCTGGTCGTGGGGCGGTGGAAATCGCGCCAGGCGACGGTGATGATCTTCGCCCTCTCCTTCCTGGCCTCGACGCGCTATCTCTACTGGCGCACGACGCAGACGCTGGAATTCGACAGCCTGTTCGGCATGCTGCTCGGCATCGGGCTCTATCTCGCCGAATTCTACGCCTACGTCATCCTGCTGCTGGGCTTCCTCCAGACCGGCTGGCCGCTCAAGCGCACCGTGGTGGAGCTGGAGGGCGCGGACGAGGATCTGCCGATCGTCGACGTGTTCATCCCGACCTACAACGAGAGCCTCGCGATCGTGCGCGAGACGGTGTTCGCGGCGATGGCGATGGATTATCCGGCCGATCGCTTCGCGGTCTATATCCTCGATGACGGGCGGCGTGAGGAATTCCGCGATTTCGCTACCGCCGTCGGCTGCGGCTATATCACCCGTGACAACAACCTGCACGCCAAGGCCGGCAACCTCAACGAGGCGATGAAGAAGACGAGCGGCGAACTGCTCTGCATCTTCGACGCGGACCATATCCCGACGCGCGCCTTCCTCCAGCTCACCGTCGGCTGGTTCCAGCGCGACAACAAACTGGGCCTGCTCCAGACGCCGCACCATTTCTACTCGCCCGAGCCCGCCCAGCGGAATCTGGTGATGGTCGAGGATCTGCCGAGCGAGGGCGACCTGTTCTACGGATCGGTCCAGTCGGGCAACGACCTGTGGAACGCGACCTTCTTCTGCGGATCGTGCGCCATCCTGAAGCGTGACGCGCTGATGGAAGTGGGCGGCTTCGCGGGCGAGACCGTGACCGAGGACGCGCACACCGCGCTCAAGATCCAGCGCAAGGGCTGGTCGTCGGGCTATATCAACGTCCGCCTCGCCGCCGGCCTCGCCACCGAACGGCTGGCGCTGCACATCGGCCAGCGCGCGCGCTGGGCGCGCGGCATGACGCAGATCCTGCGGATCGACAATCCGATGCTGGGGCGCGGCCTGCATTTCGGCCAGCGGCTTTGCTACCTCAACGCGATGCTGCACTTCCAGTATCCGCTGCCGCGCATCGTGTTCCTCACGTCGCCGCTCTGCTACCTGCTGTTCGGCTACAACGTGATCCACGCGCCCGCGTCGCTGATCTTCGCCTACGCCGTGCCGCACCTCATCAATTCGTCGCGCGCCTCGACCCGCGTGCAGGCCGGCGAACGCCGCCTGTTCTGGTCGGAAATCTACGAGACGATCCTCTGCTTCCATCTGGTCAAGCCCACGGTGCTGACCCTGTTCAACCCGCGCAAGGGCAAGTTCAACGTGACGGACAAGGGCGGCCTGCTCGACAAGGGCTATTTCGACTTCACCAGCGTGAAGCCGCACGTTTTCACCGCCTGCCTGCTCGCGCTCGGCCTGTTCATCGGCGTGGTGAAGCTGCTGATGCCGGCTACCTACGGCAACCAGTTCGGCACGCTCCTGCTCAACACCGCCTGGACCCTGTTCAGCCTGATGATCCTGACGGCCGCGATCGCGGTGGCGCGGGAATCGCGGCAGGTACGCCAGTCGGTGCGGATCGATACCGTACTGCCGGTGACGGTCTATTTCGCCGACGGCCATGTCGTCGACGCGCACACCACCAACGCCTCGCTCGGCGGCCTCGCGATCGATTTCGATCCGGGCATCCCGCTCGAGGGGCGCGAGATCACCGATGTGGTGATGGAGACGACGACCGGCCGCGCTGCCCTACCCGTGGAGATGATCGCAATGCAGGCCCACAGCGCGCGGGTGAGCTTCAACGATCTCAATCCCGCGCAGGCGCGCGCGCTCAACAATGTCGTGATGGGCCGCGCGGATGCGTGGCAGCCCGACAGGGACGAGGTCGTCAATCGCCCGCGCGGCGGCCTGACGCCGGCGCTGGACGTGTTCCGCGCCGCCGGCTCGGCCATCTTCCAGTCGCGCGGCCCGCGCCGCCGCCGGATGCGCCTGCGCGACAGCGTCGCCGCGCTGCTGATGCTGTTCATGGGGCTGGCGGCGCTGCTGCCGACCGACGCGGCGCGGGCGCAAAGCTCGTCGCAGAACCTCCAGGGCGCCGCCCCCGGCGCGGGCGAAGGCGCGCGCGGTGTCACGACCGATTACAGCAAGGTCGCCGTCGGCATGACGCGCGACATCCGCGCCTCGTTCAAGGATTTCGGCATCGAGGGCCCGGTGCGCCTCGCCACGGTGCGCGGCGAAGTCGGCATCCCCTTCGGCATGCGCCGCGACGAGGTCGCGGTGAAGGCGCAGCTGACGATCAATTTCGCTTACTCGCCGGTGCTGATCGAACAGCTCAGCCGCATGGTGATCCTCATCAATGGCGAGGTCGTCCAGTCGATCCCGCTGCTGCACGCCACCGCCAACAATCTGACGGTGACGATGCCGGTCGATCCGGCGCTGATCGTGCCGGGTGACAATCGCCTCAACCTGCGCTTCCTGGCCCATTACAAGTGGGATTGCGAAGACCCGCTGCACAGCTCGCTGTGGGCCAATGTATCGAACACGCGCTCCTTCCTGGACGTGACGATGCAGCGCCTGCCGACAAGGCCGGACCTCGGCCAGCTGCCGCTGCCCTTCTTCGATCGCCTGTCGGCCGCGCGCCTCGTCCTGCCGTTCGTGTTCGCCGGCAACCCGGACGAGGGCACGCTGGAGGCCGCCGGCTCGGTCGCCTCCTATTTCGGCATGCTCGCCAGCTATCGCGGCGCGACCTTCACCCCGGTCATCGGCGAAATCCCGATGGGCAATGCGGTGGTGTTCATGGCGCCGGGGCAGCAGCTGCCGGGCATGCCGCCGATCCGCGCTTCGGGCTCGGGCCTCGCGTTGATCCCCAACCCGCGCGATCCGCTGTCGATGCTGCTGGTCGTGATCGGCAACAATGCCGCGCAGCTGAAGGCCGCCGCCGCCGCGCTGTCGGTCGGCTCGAAGGCCTTCGGCGGGCAGGCCGTTTCGGTCTCCAACACGCAAATTCCGACGCGCGAAGCCTATGACGCGCCCCGCTGGCTTAACACAAAACGCGTGGTTCGCCTCGGCGAGTTCACCGATCCGCAAGTGTTGCAGGGTTCTGGCCTGCCGCCGGGCGCGCTCTCCTCCACCTTCCGCGTCGCCCCCGACCTGTTCTTCTGGCCGCGCGGTGGCGCCAAGCTGACGACGCGCTACCGCTATCCGACGGCGGCGTGGCTCGATCGCGGCATCTCGCGGCTCGATCTGTCGCTCAACGGCCAATATCTCCAGACCTTCCCGCTGGAGGGGACGACCTGGGTCGATCGCATGACGGGCAAGACCGAGCAGGTCTCGTCGCGCCTGTCCGAACGCTCGGCCGAACTGCCGACCTACGCCTTGTTTGGCCAGAACCGGCTGACCTTCTTCTACGATCTCCAGCTGGCCGACAAACGGCAGTGCCAGGGCACGATCCCGACCGACGTGCGCGTCTCGGTCGACCCGGACAGCACGATCGACGCGACGGGTGCCTGGCATTATGCCCGCCTGCCCAACCTCGCTTACTTCGCCAGCGCCGGCTTCCCCTTCACTCGGAAGGCCGATCTGACCGATACGGTGGTCGTCCTTTCGCCGCAGGCGGGCCTGCCGGGGATCGAGGCCTATCTGGCGCTGATGGGCCGCTTCGGCGATTCCACCGGCGCGCCGGTCACGGGGGTCAGCGTCGTCCGCGCGGCCGACGAGGAGCGGCTGCGCGACAAGGATATCCTGCTGATCGGCACGGTCGGCGATATCGCCACCGCGCCGCTGTTCGAGAAGAGCCAGCTGATGGTGCAGGAGGGGAACATCCGCGTCCGCTCCGCCTCGATGATCGACCGGCTGTTCGGCTTCCTGTCCTCGACCCCGCATGACGAGGTGCAGACGGTCAACCAGTTCCTCGTCACCGGCCAGTCGGTGACGGGCTATGTCAGCTTCCGCTCGCCTTTCACCAGCAGCCGCACCGTGGTGGCGGTGGTGGGCCAGACGGCGGCCGATCTGCCGCCGCTGGTCTATTCGCTGAAAGACCCCAAGGTTAACGCGCAGGTGCAGGGCGACTTCTCGGTCCGCTCGCCGGACGGCATGACCAGCTTCAACGTGACGCCGGGTTACTGGGTCGGCAATCTGCCCGTGCTGGTCCAGACTGGATTCTGGTTCAGCCGCCATCCGTTCCTGCTGGGCGTGCTGGCGGTCATCATCGCGCTGCTGATCTCGGTGCCGGTCTACTTCTACCTGAAGTCGGTCGAGCGGAAGCGCCTGTCGCGGAACGAGGAGGGTTGA
- a CDS encoding tetratricopeptide repeat protein, with the protein MAPRVLTLRSALFLSTAALVGGVGANPGLAQRAGAASEAAAADAAAASSAARASAVAAKGGAAGTAALLKQAQYWKGKNRPDLAIAALRRALAVDPNNAQAKALLVEYSKPPALPSNSGVQISEGPKTSGNASTRLGDRAAAQVAGTPQIGDDSTPVPADVAGGRRASPATTGGNTGPRTVRPTPPKPYVRSAADQAGEYRIAGFKAIEEGKLAYAEDRFRAALKINGNDYDALGGMGIVRLRGGRFDEARQLLDRASKGPGGSKWNAARQSAVFYGQLRVAQAASAGNRLAQAEAATKALNPSDARQDALARSLLGDIYARQGRYAEAMQMYASIPNGGGAAGRQSVMDIQTRQTRLAAMQAASRGDYAGAERIFQQAMVAGSTDPWLRYEYARLLVAQNRVQQADGVIGPLTQSNQSEALYAAALYSSQVNRPQAAEQLMSRVPAASRTPQMNAFVLEQRANSAVAQAKALAAAGRTPEALGLLRQLASQPLSIAGAGAVCDALYTLGDTRTAVALAQSAAAQPVIPEPDSYQGIVVTLAKAGLDQVAVPLVSRISAQSGQNPYNSRSMARLNALLAASQADRMRLQGQYAPAFELLQNAYQTSPGDVDILAALARLYQAGRLYPQAETVYGLVRQQRPNDVGNLIGFTDAALGAGHIEAARESADLALRLAPGEPDIFLLMARIETARGKQNNALRWLQQARDIKGRQTMVYGAQLSPTNPFVGAPMQSAPQPINPFALTPRAATPGLPGGYAPGGYQQPRSPFSFAPIHTPAPLNYGAATQVLEG; encoded by the coding sequence ATGGCACCGCGCGTCCTGACCCTCCGTTCCGCTCTGTTCCTGTCGACGGCCGCCCTTGTTGGCGGCGTCGGTGCGAATCCGGGCCTCGCGCAGCGCGCCGGCGCCGCTTCCGAAGCGGCGGCGGCCGATGCCGCGGCGGCCAGTTCGGCGGCGCGCGCCTCGGCGGTGGCTGCCAAGGGCGGGGCCGCCGGCACCGCCGCGCTGCTGAAGCAGGCGCAATATTGGAAGGGCAAGAACCGGCCCGATCTGGCGATCGCGGCGCTGCGCCGCGCGCTGGCGGTCGATCCGAACAACGCGCAGGCCAAGGCGCTGCTCGTCGAATATTCCAAGCCGCCCGCGCTGCCATCCAATTCGGGGGTGCAGATCAGCGAGGGGCCGAAGACCAGCGGCAACGCCAGCACTCGCCTCGGCGATCGCGCCGCCGCGCAGGTGGCCGGCACGCCGCAGATCGGCGACGACAGCACGCCGGTGCCCGCCGATGTCGCCGGCGGCCGCCGCGCCTCGCCCGCCACGACGGGCGGCAACACCGGTCCGCGCACCGTCCGCCCCACGCCGCCCAAGCCTTATGTCCGCAGCGCGGCCGATCAGGCGGGCGAATATCGCATCGCCGGCTTCAAGGCGATCGAGGAGGGCAAGCTGGCCTATGCCGAGGATCGCTTCCGCGCCGCGCTGAAGATCAACGGCAATGATTATGACGCGCTGGGCGGCATGGGCATCGTCCGGCTGCGCGGCGGTCGCTTCGACGAAGCGCGCCAATTGCTCGATCGCGCCAGCAAGGGGCCGGGCGGGTCGAAGTGGAACGCCGCGCGCCAGTCGGCAGTGTTCTACGGCCAGCTCCGCGTCGCCCAGGCGGCCAGCGCGGGCAACCGTCTCGCGCAGGCCGAGGCGGCGACCAAGGCGCTCAACCCCAGCGACGCGCGGCAGGACGCGCTCGCCCGCTCGCTGCTCGGCGACATCTATGCCCGCCAGGGTCGCTATGCCGAGGCGATGCAGATGTATGCCTCCATCCCCAACGGGGGTGGGGCCGCCGGTCGCCAGTCGGTGATGGACATCCAGACCCGCCAGACGCGCCTCGCGGCGATGCAGGCGGCCTCGCGCGGCGATTATGCGGGCGCCGAGCGGATCTTCCAGCAGGCGATGGTGGCGGGCTCGACCGATCCGTGGCTGCGCTACGAATATGCCCGGCTGCTCGTCGCGCAGAATCGGGTGCAGCAGGCGGACGGGGTGATCGGCCCGCTGACGCAGTCGAACCAGTCCGAGGCGCTCTACGCCGCCGCGCTCTATTCGTCGCAGGTCAACCGCCCGCAGGCGGCGGAGCAATTGATGAGCCGCGTGCCGGCCGCCAGCCGCACGCCGCAGATGAACGCCTTCGTGCTGGAACAGCGCGCCAATTCGGCCGTCGCGCAGGCCAAGGCGCTCGCCGCCGCCGGCCGCACGCCCGAGGCTCTGGGCCTGCTCCGCCAGCTCGCCTCGCAGCCGCTGTCGATCGCGGGCGCGGGCGCGGTGTGCGATGCGCTCTACACGCTGGGTGATACGCGCACCGCCGTCGCGCTGGCGCAGTCCGCCGCCGCGCAGCCGGTGATCCCGGAACCCGACAGCTATCAGGGCATCGTCGTCACGCTCGCCAAGGCGGGGCTGGATCAGGTGGCGGTGCCGCTCGTCTCGCGCATCTCGGCGCAATCGGGGCAGAATCCGTACAACAGCCGCTCGATGGCGCGCCTCAACGCGCTGCTCGCCGCCAGCCAGGCCGATCGGATGCGCTTGCAGGGCCAGTACGCCCCCGCGTTCGAGCTGCTCCAGAACGCCTATCAGACCTCGCCGGGCGACGTGGACATCCTGGCCGCGCTGGCGCGTCTGTATCAGGCGGGCCGCCTCTATCCGCAGGCGGAGACGGTCTATGGCCTCGTCCGCCAGCAGCGGCCGAACGACGTGGGCAACCTCATCGGCTTTACCGACGCGGCGCTGGGCGCGGGCCATATCGAGGCGGCGCGCGAAAGCGCCGATCTCGCGCTGCGCCTCGCCCCCGGCGAGCCCGACATCTTCCTGCTGATGGCGCGGATCGAAACGGCGCGCGGCAAGCAGAACAATGCGCTGCGCTGGTTGCAGCAGGCACGCGACATCAAGGGCCGCCAGACGATGGTCTATGGCGCGCAACTCTCGCCGACCAACCCGTTCGTCGGCGCGCCGATGCAGAGCGCGCCGCAGCCGATCAATCCCTTCGCGCTGACCCCGCGCGCGGCCACGCCCGGCCTGCCCGGCGGCTATGCGCCGGGAGGTTATCAACAGCCGCGTTCACCTTTTTCCTTCGCCCCGATTCACACACCCGCGCCCCTGAATTACGGTGCGGCAACGCAAGTGCTGGAAGGCTAA
- a CDS encoding cellulose synthase subunit BcsC-related outer membrane protein, with amino-acid sequence MPVDYQPPMDVQTAPPGYYQPAPALPYAGNADAQRYMADQGAQAGAGYGMVPPVTPQPISQATYQDSGSNPFAAAQPAVAQGLPGATYQPAQYAPQQSYQPAYQPAQYAPQQSYQPAYQPAPVYQQAPQYQPQYQAPVYQQAPAYQPAPSYAQPQQQAYPTYRAPSEPALTYPTEAYSRQGFGTQTYGNADYAIAPSQGYAAAPRPTYQPAPVYSLPAYTQSYAAPSYAVPVYSQPAPQPVYSAPARTVAKAAPRRTWKKTAKVAKAKPRTNWAARTQQPVTQTYTATAPVQQYVQQPYAAPAQAYQPVSPQLNYGTPNYAPAPTYAPAPSYAPSAPLSYAEPTVGYGGDPEMDRINAEIASLSVDNGPRVEGGMGVRYRDGDVGLGRLTEASGRIAASTGLGPGRVELSASPVYVDAGRPTGTALARFGTNPLPAAEAVAGNFTPVYPGAPSQHDSGVAVRLAYDTGSLQLDGGTTPIGFGKTEIQGGARFAPRLGRDMTARIFAERRPVTDSVTSYAGSVDPATGARWGEVMKNGGGVGISYDKGAGGGFYADVNYYYYDGRNVRENYSVEGNVGGYLTAWRRDTTSITIGANVNYQTYDNNQNFFSYGHGGYFSPQQYLAVSFPLRYRTISGPLSLDATLTPGFQTYRQDGENVFPTSDPLQAQLLRFRQGNNAVLARYDGTSKSGFGVAFQGVGWYRVSPQTAVGGELRLNTFGGYNEAQAMLRLRQSLGATR; translated from the coding sequence ATGCCCGTCGACTATCAGCCGCCGATGGACGTCCAGACCGCACCGCCGGGCTATTACCAGCCCGCGCCGGCGCTGCCCTACGCGGGCAACGCCGATGCCCAGCGCTATATGGCGGATCAGGGCGCTCAGGCCGGCGCCGGCTATGGCATGGTGCCGCCGGTCACGCCGCAGCCGATCAGCCAGGCCACCTATCAGGATAGCGGCAGCAACCCCTTCGCGGCGGCCCAGCCCGCCGTGGCGCAGGGCCTGCCGGGGGCGACCTACCAGCCCGCGCAATATGCGCCGCAGCAGAGCTACCAGCCGGCCTACCAGCCCGCGCAATATGCGCCGCAGCAGAGCTACCAGCCGGCCTACCAGCCCGCGCCGGTCTACCAGCAGGCGCCCCAGTATCAGCCGCAATATCAGGCGCCCGTCTATCAGCAGGCCCCGGCCTATCAGCCGGCGCCTAGCTACGCGCAGCCGCAGCAGCAGGCCTACCCCACCTATCGCGCGCCCAGCGAGCCGGCGCTGACCTACCCGACCGAGGCGTACAGCCGCCAGGGCTTCGGCACGCAGACCTATGGCAATGCCGATTATGCGATCGCGCCGAGCCAGGGCTATGCCGCCGCGCCACGCCCGACCTATCAGCCGGCGCCGGTCTATTCGCTGCCCGCCTACACGCAGAGCTATGCCGCGCCGAGCTATGCGGTGCCGGTCTACAGCCAGCCCGCGCCCCAGCCGGTGTATAGCGCCCCCGCTCGCACCGTGGCGAAGGCCGCGCCGCGCCGGACGTGGAAGAAGACCGCCAAGGTCGCCAAGGCCAAGCCGCGCACCAATTGGGCGGCGCGCACCCAGCAGCCGGTGACGCAGACCTACACGGCGACCGCGCCGGTCCAGCAATATGTGCAGCAGCCTTATGCCGCGCCGGCGCAGGCCTATCAGCCGGTCAGCCCGCAGCTGAACTACGGCACGCCGAACTACGCCCCCGCGCCGACCTACGCGCCGGCCCCCAGCTACGCGCCGAGCGCGCCGCTCTCCTACGCCGAGCCGACCGTCGGCTATGGCGGCGATCCCGAAATGGACCGCATCAACGCCGAGATCGCCTCGCTCTCGGTGGATAACGGGCCGCGCGTCGAAGGCGGCATGGGCGTGCGCTACCGCGATGGCGACGTCGGTCTCGGCCGGCTGACCGAAGCCTCGGGCCGCATCGCCGCCTCCACCGGCCTCGGGCCGGGCCGGGTCGAGCTGAGCGCCTCGCCGGTCTATGTCGATGCCGGTCGCCCGACGGGCACGGCGCTCGCCCGCTTCGGCACCAACCCGCTGCCCGCCGCCGAAGCGGTGGCCGGCAATTTCACGCCGGTCTACCCGGGCGCGCCGAGCCAGCACGACAGCGGCGTGGCCGTGCGCCTCGCCTATGACACCGGCAGCCTCCAGCTCGATGGCGGCACCACCCCAATCGGCTTCGGCAAGACCGAGATCCAGGGCGGCGCCCGCTTCGCCCCGCGCCTCGGCCGCGACATGACCGCGCGCATCTTCGCCGAGCGCCGCCCCGTCACCGACAGCGTCACCTCCTATGCCGGTTCGGTCGATCCGGCGACGGGCGCGCGTTGGGGCGAGGTGATGAAGAACGGTGGCGGCGTCGGCATCTCCTACGACAAGGGTGCCGGCGGCGGCTTCTATGCCGATGTGAACTATTACTATTATGATGGTCGAAACGTTCGGGAAAATTACTCGGTCGAGGGCAATGTCGGCGGTTACCTGACCGCGTGGCGCCGCGACACGACGAGCATCACGATCGGTGCGAACGTCAATTACCAGACCTATGATAACAATCAGAACTTCTTCTCCTACGGCCATGGCGGCTACTTCAGCCCGCAGCAGTATCTCGCGGTGTCCTTCCCGCTGCGCTACCGCACGATCTCCGGGCCGCTCAGCCTCGACGCGACCCTGACGCCGGGCTTCCAGACCTATCGCCAGGATGGCGAGAACGTCTTCCCGACGTCCGATCCGCTCCAGGCGCAGCTGCTGCGCTTCCGCCAGGGCAACAATGCGGTGCTGGCGCGCTACGACGGGACGAGCAAGAGCGGCTTCGGCGTCGCCTTCCAGGGCGTGGGCTGGTATCGCGTCTCGCCGCAGACGGCGGTGGGCGGCGAACTGCGGCTCAACACCTTCGGCGGCTATAACGAGGCGCAGGCCATGCTCCGGCTCCGCCAGTCGCTGGGAGCGACGCGATGA
- the bcsD gene encoding cellulose biosynthesis protein BcsD: MIFASRDDKPTKKSEGAPEPELPPDVAPHTELGAPPLTTAIPEPHVEAMTPELPPASSYAPLDPPPAEPPAMALHEHAATLPPPNAPFAVTTALVVALLDELAEVAAGSQGRNFLTALGRRIALRHPLAMPTNLVEMEAQLNGVWHLLGWGKTRLLAGQGGIRIVHHDWPAALAGDDTSHWPDAFPILLSGAYHAWFQALGAPDDLVTEVTALNRMAIELHHGPREH, encoded by the coding sequence ATGATCTTCGCCTCGCGGGACGACAAGCCGACCAAGAAGAGCGAGGGCGCACCCGAGCCGGAACTGCCGCCCGACGTGGCGCCGCACACCGAACTCGGCGCCCCGCCGCTGACGACCGCCATCCCCGAGCCGCATGTCGAGGCGATGACGCCCGAACTGCCGCCGGCCTCGTCCTACGCGCCGCTCGATCCGCCGCCGGCCGAGCCGCCCGCGATGGCGCTGCACGAACATGCCGCGACCCTGCCGCCGCCCAACGCGCCCTTCGCGGTGACGACGGCGCTGGTGGTGGCGCTGCTCGACGAACTGGCCGAGGTCGCCGCCGGATCGCAGGGGCGCAATTTCCTCACCGCGCTGGGCCGCCGCATCGCGCTGCGCCACCCGCTCGCCATGCCGACCAACCTCGTCGAGATGGAAGCGCAGTTGAACGGCGTGTGGCACCTGCTGGGCTGGGGCAAGACCCGGCTGCTGGCGGGGCAGGGCGGCATCCGCATCGTCCACCACGATTGGCCGGCGGCGCTCGCGGGCGACGACACCAGCCACTGGCCGGATGCCTTCCCGATCCTGCTGTCGGGTGCCTATCACGCCTGGTTCCAGGCGCTCGGCGCGCCCGACGATCTCGTCACCGAGGTGACGGCGCTGAACCGCATGGCCATCGAACTGCACCACGGCCCGCGCGAGCATTGA